In Notamacropus eugenii isolate mMacEug1 chromosome 1, mMacEug1.pri_v2, whole genome shotgun sequence, one genomic interval encodes:
- the LOC140502462 gene encoding uncharacterized protein isoform X2 has translation MRRSDHVTPSSKKPQNFQRFRPKSREFAERAWRAYQEEIDSPRELPSSILKSHKANLSEKGGVRQMLCTDPCCEVCNSVALEADLLFKSTLPELASWALPSDLSLNLPSNLSLVPSPSQNTVSAHTSSVNPSSSLATNILPAHTLSLSPINPMDLSFSLPHSSSSATTPFQAKSPIRVQTYSQSSTTSRTHISVLAHTSTVVRTSLTTDAATETTSPVVLDPSLAPTLSGALKSSLQPNLSLAPPVVQTPSTKPNIPAVSAPSANPRIPQESASQCITHTSLLDLQSDTIPPSSAPISSTITPVALTFSTAPRPPVAHPTPVIPPALVAPSIPVAAPPPVAPPPSIIPTPLLAPTPPVAPQPSIIPTPLLAPTPPITPTLSFAPTLPVTPVPPMAPGPFVPPSPYFAPTPSFAPAPLFAPAPYFTPTPSFAPAPPFDSAPSVPPTLSVASIPSMAPASALDRSFLIDPAYLKAHPQLCHSPYVAHPTSVDPNYARTYTTSVVSTPSLAPTHSSTFTSSNDPSMVPIFSRSSGSSSPPPTPLIASLKVPSPPTKPARISRFHTSSVAPKASLAHTSSRARTLEDTFTSSVVHLPSTCTGSISHTPPQASTSSSTICTSSVVHPSLQVCISSTSPTTSVTPTFSQASPTLQEKTCSQILRSSLFCIPSGAHAHPTTQTTSVGATTTTLHETVHSQVLRVSLAGTIPVVHSPPMTRSHPVNHMPLLNHPSSPAHTPTPSRKPLVDHMHTKESNIFLNPTPLVAFQPPQQSSPTPRPPNLLLAPATCEEPDLLSIIPKVLSTDDAPLMISAPLTSDIDESCSTSSGSSQRQNSQEFLMLPYLVPWGSQREPLSLGLSEPYKRGQKGEQKGTLPIPVPEEKPGDNKTSERQKNLVPFRLQLSEQATNARAQKHSEANEVPLLSPSAQELLETHITEKRALHIWKEKEPPSKPRPDLSSCFHSRELKKVSLVLEDTQSSVKDLWTPDQQSCSAHGADQSLLHSEGSLVNSVKPEEMPNSQQPHNPVSLILSPTTLHFLNRLCSMPGWGPENTVSHNRQCIQLFWGLPSLHSESLVTTYMGSSSPSWLGTTIKLPPGDNPLVFFNDLSYLYLPNSASRPTLPSSIQHLKLLPTSYSTSSRPSSPPSPPLSTTSLPPSPSTPPVTSPPTPSPSTSLPQIRTFRIDPEETTVRIPTIYLPKFQALEWHLLQKQLQSLWGVPHVVQRSHEAFNPLPLQLPQVHKSPCPQMQISNWPQELSFLSKDVKKRLETHLQRRLVQHHWGLARRVEDSIKHLVPQTIPQQGSARPRKAKPSTFQGLKRSDKKDAVSDSTAVLGVTSAVIPEMGPARHTEESPKSDLDKSPSPSQQEALQKHFLQKSVAIQQKVVPESVSRSWASAKGRSVSLQPTHPPQRQLKMKEIVPMALSMEDTATQTQSQPQPQPQIQARPQIQAQPPPQPQPQPQPWASSPTEEMVYEVEPCKDISFLDPETKNILESHIRHMHIRLKWGLPKKVLESIYLFKLKNPSIQISSPIVGKGLGPDTMVGERNHQEIWVGGVAREASTAVLDILEAEKASWNIGKELWEAPQAGGDWEENTFSPRPGLMDRGPRRHMTEAGFRREILELNMNHPALLPRQRDRAPSFRKQFQGQGIQGQRVFPFIKKNEEREENGKSICLLKSSCCVLNKSISFSKLNFHLKKRMVEKVLGIPLRVRESREMATRRQIPSFPQLEDSEVAEDSESFPGPSHGRVSKEKTQLAEGQALSLRTLDTQDLSCLIFNPHLTDEEEFNLRVVEHSYSENHTPNSLVPHHGLGFQTTEVPPSYSLGQLHEDMTDIQGPGTLVKLEGKSPSLTEYQKLPSQITGQSQAKQRTQSQRKGSLNKSQIEQGMRDERQEDDPDLLKGHTSNSRGPPQGPRSRILGFSKQKGVVQRKIPLEIKLAEKIKSFLKWLCPKKKIRGTKEPIPRKEAAIDEITEQSTFMVKTPSKGSGIPFGNGIPPIPEDMTVVGLILEKKMGLMDELYDFEGNQQQERELQILETQAEPTGGKSWELRAVSSARAQAGNSKSRGHGKGSEGHWNLSWERQAQDREKSVKKMKKTVRFRDQHLDPETLASIASEVSVSSDQFRYRHRGSRFSRTLEHSQHYPKPPFGGPYSFHRRSPGPSPQYGVFWLPPRESSLPGDDLFS, from the coding sequence CCACAAAGCCAACCTCTCTGAGAAGGGCGGAGTCCGGCAGATGCTATGCACAGACCCCTGCTGTGAAGTGTGCAATTCTGTGGCTTTGGAGGCTGACCTGCTGTTCAAATCCACTCTGCCTGAACTGGCCTCCTGGGCCCTGCCATCAGATCTATCTCTAAATTTGCCTTCCAACCTCTCGCTGGTCCCCAGCCCCTCACAGAACACAGTATCAGCACACACCTCCTCAGTGAATCCCTCTTCTTCACTTGCCACCAATATCTTACCTGCTCATACCCTTTCACTTTCTCCCATCAACCCAATGGACCTTAGTTTCTCCCTGCCTCATTCCTCGTCTTCAGCTACCACTCCTTTTCAGGCCAAATCCCCCATCAGGGTCCAAACCTACTCACAGTCCAGTACTACTTCCAGGACCCATATATCCGTACTGGCTCACACCTCCACTGTTGTCCGCACTTCCTTGACGACGGACGCTGCCACAGAAACCACCTCTCCTGTGGTCTTGGACCCTTCGTTAGCACCTACACTCTCAGGGGCTCTCAAATCTTCATTGCAGCCAAATCTCTCACTGGCCCCACCCGTGGTCCAAACTCCCTCCACAAAACCTAACATCCCAGCAGTCTCTGCTCCTTCAGCCAACCCAAGGATTCCCCAGGAATCAGCTAGCCAGTGCATTACCCACACCTCCTTATTGGATCTCCAATCAGACACCATTCCTCCATCTTCAGCTCCTATCTCTTCTACTATCACTCCTGTGGCTCTCACCTTTTCTACTGCTCCCCGGCCTCCCGTGGCTCACCCCACTCCTGTGATTCCCCCTGCTCTCGTGGCTCCCTCCATTCCTGTAGCAGCACCTCCTCCTGTGGCTCCtcccccttctattatccccaccCCTCTTTTAGCTCCCACCCCTCCTGTGGCTCCCCAACCTTCCATCATTCCCACCCCTCTTTTGGCTCCCACCCCTCCTATTACCCCCACCCTATCGTTTGCTCCCACCCTCCCTGTGACTCCTGTCCCTCCCATGGCTCCTGGTCCTTTTGTACCCCCCTCCCCTTATTTTGCTCCCACTCCTTCTTTCGCTCCCGCCCCCCTTTTTGCTCCCGCCCCCTATTTTACTCCCACTCCTTCTTTTGCTCCCGCCCCTCCTTTTGATTCTGCCCCTTCTGTCCCTCCCACCCTTTCTGTTGCTTCCATCCCCTCCATGGCGCCAGCGTCAGCGTTAGACCGCTCATTTTTAATAGACCCTGCTTACCTAAAGGCACATCCCCAACTCTGTCACTCTCCTTATGTGGCCCATCCCACCTCAGTGGACCCCAACTATGCAAGAACTTACACCACTTCTGTGGTTTCTACTCCTTCTTTAGCCCCCACCCATTCATCAACCTTTACCTCCTCAAACGATCCTTCAATGGTCCCCATTTTCTCAAGGAGCTCTggttcctcctcacctccacctacCCCTTTAATAGCCTCCTTAAAAGTTCCCTCCCCACCAACAAAACCTGCCAGGATCTCAAGATTCCATACCTCATCAGTAGCACCAAAGGCCTCTCTAGCCCACACTTCATCTAGAGCCAGAACACTTGAAGACACCTTTACCTCTTCTGTGGTCCATCTCCCCTCCACCTGCACTGGATCTATTAGCCACACCCCTCCCCAGGCTTCTACCTCCTCCTCCACAATCTGTACTTCCTCTGTGGTTCATCCGTCTCTTCAAGTCTGTATCTCTTCTACGTCTCCTACCACTTCTGTGACCCCTACCTTCTCACAGGCTTCCCCCACCTTACAAGAGAAAACTTgctcacagattcttagatcctCATTGTTCTGCATTCCCTCTGGAGCCCATGCTCATCCCACAACTCAAACCACTTCTGTAggtgccaccaccaccaccttacATGAAACAGTTCATTCACAGGTTCTTAGAGTTTCACTAGCTGGAACCATTCCTGTAGTCCACAGTCCTCCCATGACCCGTTCCCATCCTGTAAATCACATGCCATTACTGAACCACCCCTCCTCACCAGCTCACACTCCCACACCAAGTAGAAAACCCTTGGTGGACCATATGCACACCAAGGAGTCCAACATCTTTCTGAATCCCACCCCACTAGTAGCCTTCCAGCCTCCCCAACAATCTTCCCCCACTCCAAGGCCCCCAAATCTTCTTTTAGCACCAGCTACGTGTGAAGAACCAGACCTTCTAAGCATCATTCCAAAAGTCTTATCCACAGATGATGCTCCTCTGATGATCTCAGCTCCACTGACCTCTGACATTGATGAATCATGTTCAACCTCTTCAGGTTCCTCTCAAAGGCAGAATTCCCAAGAGTTCTTAATGCTTCCTTATTTGGTACCCTGGGGTTCCCAACGGGAGCCCCTTTCTCTTGGCCTATCAGAACCCTACAAAAGGGGACAAAAGGGAGAACAGAAGGGGACTCTGCCCATTCCTGTGCCAGAGGAAAAGCCAGGTGACAATAAGACCtcagagaggcagaagaactTGGTTCCTTTTCGACTACAGCTTTCTGAGCAGGCTACAAATGCCAGAGCCCAGAAGCATTCAGAAGCTAATGAAGTCCCACTCCTCAGCCCAAGTGCCCAGGAGCTCCTGGAGACGCACATCACAGAAAAGAGAGCACTCCATATTTGGAAGGAAAAGGAACCACCTAGCAAACCTAGGCCAGATCTCTCATCATGTTTCCATAGCAGGGAACTGAAGAAAGTGTCTTTAGTTCTGGAAGACACACAGTCATCTGTTAAAGATCTGTGGACCCCAGATCAACAGTCTTGTAGTGCCCATGGGGCAGACCAGTCTTTATTGCATTCTGAAGGGTCCCTTGTCAATAGTGTGAAACCAGAGGAGATGCCCAACTCTCAGCAGCCCCATAACCCTGTATCCCTGATCCTATCCCCTACCACCCTTCATTTCCTGAACAGACTCTGTTCCATGCCTGGGTGGGGTCCTGAAAACACAGTGAGTCATAATCGACAATGTATTCAGCTTTTCTGGGGTCTCCCCTCTCTGCACAGTGAATCTTTGGTGACAACCTACATGGGGTCTAGCTCCCCATCCTGGCTAGGGACCACCATCAAATTGCCACCAGGGGACAATCCCTTAGTTTTCTTCAATGATCTTTCCTACCTCTACCTGCCCAACTCAGCAAGTCGACCTACTCTGCCTTCTTCAATCCAACATTTAAAACTACTTCCAACCTCATATTCAACCTCATCCCGACCATCTTCACCACCATCTCCACCCCTATCCACAACCTCACTTCCACCTTCACCCTCAACTCCACCAGTGACCTCACCCCCAACCCCATCTCCTTCCACATCCCTACCCCAAATCAGGACCTTCAGAATTGACCCTGAAGAGACCACAGTAAGGATCCCAACTATCTACTTGCCCAAATTCCAGGCCTTGGAATGGCACCTGCTGCAGAAACAGCTCCAGTCCTTATGGGGTGTGCCCCATGTTGTTCAGAGATCTCATGAAGCCTTTAACCCTTTGCCTCTCCAGCTGCCCCAGGTCCATAAGTCCCCTTGCCCCCAGATGCAGATTTCCAACTGGCCCCAGGAGCTTTCTTTCTTATCCAAAGATGTAAAGAAACGACTGGAGACCCATCTCCAAAGGAGACTTGTCCAACACCACTGGGGCCTGGCCCGCAGGGTTGAAGACTCTATCAAACACCTTGTGCCTCAGACCATACCTCAACAAGGCTCAGCAAGGCCTAGAAAGGCCAAGCCTTCTACATTCCAGGGCCTCAAGCGCTCTGACAAAAAAGATGCAGTAAGTGACTCAACAGCTGTTTTAGGTGTGACATCAGCAGTAATTCCAGAGATGGGTCCAGCTCGTCACACAGAGGAGAGCCCAAAGAGTGATCTTGATAAAAGTCCATCCCCAAGCCAACAGGAGGCATTGCAGAAGCATTTTCTTCAGAAGAGTGTGGCAATCCAGCAGAAGGTGGTTCCTGAGAGTGTGAGCCGTTCCTGGGCCAGTGCAAAGGGTCGGTCTGTATCATTACAGCCTACTCACCCACCAcagagacaactgaaaatgaaagagattgtCCCTATGGCTCTATCTATGGAAGACACAGCAACTCAAACCCAATCTCAGCCCCAACCACAACCACAAATCCAGGCCCGACCACAAATCCAGGCTCAACCACCACCCCAACCTCAACCACAGCCCCAACCTTGGGCTTCTTCACCCACTGAAGAAATGGTTTATGAAGTAGAGCCATGCAAGGACATTTCATTCCTTGATCCAGAGACTAAGAACATCCTTGAATCCCACATTCGCCATATGCATATTCGGCTAAAGTGGGGCCTGCCCAAAAAGGTCCTCGAATCCATCTACCTGTTTAAACTAAAAAATCCCTCAATTCAAATTTCTTCCCCTATTGTAGGCAAGGGCCTGGGGCCTGATACTATGGTAGGGGAAAGAAACCATCAGGAAATCTGGGTAGGTGGTGTTGCCAGAGAGGCCTCAACTGCTGTTTTAGATATCTTAGAGgcagagaaggcttcctggaatATTGGGAAGGAATTGTGGGAAGCACCTCAGGCTGGGGGTGACTGGGAAGAGAATACATTTTCCCCTAGACCTGGCTTAATGGATAGAGGACCCAGACGGCACATGACTGAGGCAGGGTTTAGGAGGGAAATTTTAGAGTTGAATATGAACCATCCAGCTTTACTTCCAAGACAGAGGGACCGAGCCCCCAGTTTCAGGAAGCAATTTCAAGGACAGGGAATACAGGGGCAAAGGGTATTTCCCTTcatcaagaagaatgaagagagagaagagaatggaaaaagtaTTTGCCTCCTTAAGAGTTCCTGTTGTGTGTTAAACAAATCCATCAGTTTCTCTAAGCTAAATTTTCACCTGAAGAAAAGGATGGTGGAGAAGGTTTTGGGAATTCCCTTAAGAGTGAGGGAGTCCAGAGAAATGGCCACAAGAAGACAGATCCCTTCCTTTCCTCAGCTGGAAGATTCTGAGGTAGCTGAAGACTCTGAAAGTTTTCCAGGGCCTTCACATGGGAGAGTGAGCAAAGAAAAGACCCAGTTGGCGGAAGGACAAGCCCTCTCTCTAAGAACCCTGGATACCCAGGATTTAAGCTGCCTTATCTTTAACCCACACCTTACTGATGAGGAGGAGTTCAACCTGAGAGTAGTAGAACACAGCTACTCTGAGAACCATACTCCGAACTCTCTGGTCCCGCACCATGGTCTTGGTTTTCAGACCACTGAGGTCCCTCCGTCATACTCTCTGGGGCAATTGCATGAGGATATGACTGATATTCAGGGACCTGGTACTCTTGTGAAATTGGAAGGAAAAAGCCCCAGCTTGACAGAGTACCAGAAACTTCCATCTCAGATCACAGGCCAAAGCCAGGCCAAACAAAGGACACAATCTCAGAGAAAAGGGAGCCTCAATAAATCCCAAATAGAGCAGGGAATGAGGGATGAACGACAGGAAGATGACCCTGATTTATTGAAGGGTCACACCTCTAATAGTAGGGGGCCACCTCAGGGTCCTAGGAGCAGAATTTTAGGGTTCTCAAAGCAGAAGGGAGTAGTCCAGCGCAAAATCCCTTTAGAGATCAAGTTAGCAGAGAAGATAAAGAGTTTCCTCAAGTGGCTTTGTCCTAAGAAGAAAATCAGAGGGACAAAAGAGCCTATCCCTAGGAAAGAGGCAGCCATAGATGAGATCACTGAGCAAAGTACATTCATGGTCAAGACTCCCTCCAAAGGGAGTGGGATTCCTTTTGGCAATGGGATTCCTCCAATTCCAGAAGATATGACAGTAGTTGGTCTGATCTTAGAGAAGAAGATGGGGTTGATGGATGAGCTGTATGATTTTGAAGGGAACCAGCAACAGGAAAGGGAGCTCCAAATCCTGGAGACCCAGGCAGAGCCCACTGGTGGTAAATCCTGGGAGCTCAGGGCAGTCTCCTCTGCTAGGGCTCAGGCAGGTAACAGTAAGTCAAGAGGCCATGGAAAAGGTTCCGAAGGCCACTGGAATTTGAGTTGGGAGAGGCAGGCCCAGGACAGGGAGAAAAgtgttaaaaaaatgaagaaaactgtgAGATTCAGGGATCAGCATCTAGATCCTGAGACACTAGCTTCCATTGCTAGTGAGGTGTCTGTCTCTTCAGATCAGTTCCGATATCGCCATAGAGGGTCAAGGTTTTCCAGGACTCTAGAACACTCCCAGCACTATCCCAAGCCACCTTTTGGGGGACCCTACTCCTTTCACAGGAGATCCCCAGGCCCTTCTCCTCAGTATGGAGTATTCTGGCTCCCACCAAGAGAATCCAGTCTCCCAGGAGATGACTTGTTCTCATGA